In a genomic window of Muntiacus reevesi chromosome 1, mMunRee1.1, whole genome shotgun sequence:
- the KCNA2 gene encoding potassium voltage-gated channel subfamily A member 2 gives MTVATGDPADEAAALPGHPQDTYDPEADHECCERVVINISGLRFETQLKTLAQFPETLLGDPKKRMRYFDPLRNEYFFDRNRPSFDAILYYYQSGGRLRRPVNVPLDIFSEEIRFYELGEEAMEMFREDEGYIKEEERPLPENEFQRQVWLLFEYPESSGPARIIAIVSVMVILISIVSFCLETLPIFRDENEDMHGSGVTFHTYSNSTIGYQQSTSFTDPFFIVETLCIIWFSFEFLVRFFACPSKAGFFTNIMNIIDIVAIIPYFITLGTELAEKPEDAQQGQQAMSLAILRVIRLVRVFRIFKLSRHSKGLQILGQTLKASMRELGLLIFFLFIGVILFSSAVYFAEADERESQFPSIPDAFWWAVVSMTTVGYGDMVPTTIGGKIVGSLCAIAGVLTIALPVPVIVSNFNYFYHRETEGEEQAQYLQVTSCPKIPSSPDLKKSRSASTISKSDYMEIQEGVNNSNEDFREENLKTANCTLANTNYVNITKMLTDV, from the coding sequence ATGACAGTGGCCACTGGAGACCCAGCAGACGAGGCTGCTGCCCTCCCTGGGCACCCGCAGGATACCTATGACCCAGAAGCAGACCACGAATGCTGTGAGAGGGTGGTGATCAACATCTCGGGGCTGCGGTTTGAGACCCAGCTAAAGACCTTAGCCCAGTTTCCAGAGACCCTCTTAGGGGACCCAAAGAAACGGATGAGATACTTTGATCCCCTCCGGAATGAGTACTTTTTCGATCGGAACCGCCCGAGCTTTGATGCCATTTTGTACTACTACCAGTCTGGGGGCCGGTTAAGGCGACCCGTGAATGTGCCCTTAGATATATTCTCTGAAGAAATTCGGTTTTATGAGCTGGGAGAAGAAGCAATGGAGATGTTTCGGGAAGATGAAGGTTACATCAAAGAGGAAGAGCGTCCTCTGCCTGAAAATGAATTTCAGAGACAGGTGTGGCTTCTCTTTGAATACCCAGAGAGCTCAGGGCCTGCCAGGATTATAGCTATTGTGTCTGTCATGGTGATCTTGATCTCAATCGTCAGCTTCTGCCTGGAGACATTGCCCATATTCCGGGATGAGAATGAAGACATGCATGGCAGTGGAGTGACCTTCCATACCTACTCCAATAGCACCATCGGGTACCAGCAGTCCACTTCCTTCACTGACCCTTTCTTCATCGTAGAGACCCTCTGCATCATCTGGTTCTCCTTTGAGTTCTTGGTGAGGTTCTTTGCCTGTCCCAGTAAAGCCGGCTTCTTCACCAACATCATGAACATCATTGACATTGTGGCCATCATCCCCTACTTCATCACCCTGGGAACAGAGCTGGCTGAGAAGCCAGAGGATGCTCAGCAGGGTCAGCAGGCCATGTCACTGGCCATCCTTCGAGTCATCCGGTTGgtaagagtctttaggattttcaagTTGTCCAGACACTCCAAAGGTCTCCAGATTCTAGGTCAGACCCTCAAAGCCAGCATGAGAGAATTGGGCCTCCTAATATTCTTCCTCTTCATCGGGGTCATCCTTTTCTCTAGTGCTGTCTATTTCGCAGAGGCCGATGAGAGGGAGTCCCAGTTCCCGAGCATCCCAGATGCCTTCTGGTGGGCAGTCGTCTCCATGACAACAGTAGGCTATGGAGACATGGTTCCGACTACCATTGGGGGAAAGATCGTGGGTTCCCTGTGTGCAATTGCAGGTGTTTTAACCATTGCCTTACCGGTCCCTGTCATAGTGTCCAATTTCAACTACTTCTACCACcgggagacagagggagaggagcAGGCCCAGTACTTGCAAGTGACAAGCTGTCCAAAGATCCCATCCTCCCCAGACCTAAAGAAAAGTAGAAGTGCCTCTACCATTAGTAAGTCTGATTACATGGAGATCCAGGAGGGGGTGAACAACAGTAACGAGGACTTTAGAGAGGAAAATTTGAAAACAGCCAACTGCACTCTGGCTAATACAAACTATGTGAATATTACCAAAATGTTAACTGACGTCTGA